The sequence CACATTTTCATCAAACACAAGAAAACATGTAAAACACCAAATTACTCATACCAATGGCACAAACTAGATCCaattataattagtttattttttcttaaagaaaaaaatagaaatgcaGTGTCAACAGTGAAAAGAGAGTACATTGCGAGATATTTCTTCGGCAGCCTTTTGGAGATCTGAGAGAACAGAGAAAGGAGAGAAGCCCCAACCAGTTCCCCATCCTCCTCCACTGCTCTTTGGTGGTTCCTCTGCTTTGGGTTCTTGTTTTTGCTCTGTTTCTTGCTTAGTCCGTGAAGTTTTCTTGTCTTCTTCCATTGACAAtgttaattagaattataatacAGATTCGTGGAAATGGAAAAGGTGGGAATAGTGGAATTAGGTTTCTGTAAACTGACACGACccttttttcatttataaatgaaGACCAGATGCTGGAAGCTAAGACCTCAACATCATCGTCTATAGATTGGTTTGATTCAGCGTGTATTTGAAGGAATTAGAACCTAAACGATGTCGCTTCATGAGATTGGGTAAAACGACGccattttttcctttattaatGGTTTTCTTCTAAATTGAAAAGCACAATTTTAACGGGCTTAATTGCCAGGAAGAATAGTGCAATTtgcatttattattaaatctagtaagtatataaatttttgctttattctttattgagattattaaataaatttattagcaTGCATTcattatcataataataaaaataaaaaattaagtctgtatttttattattaaaatataattatttaagcgcataaaattaataatactatcTTCATATTCTTTGATTGTCCTTATTAAGATTCAGCCTCTCAATTTTATGGTAATTGCAAAAAGGgcataaattgagaaatatatattttttcttatcatctatataaaataatcattgTATTTTCTTCAgcatatttaagaaaaaaatccttattttctttagcaTAAGAACAAAACCTCAACTCAACTGCATGATAATGTTGTGCGGCTTGTGCCTAtcaaattgttttcttttttatcaatagaatgaaattatttattaaaaaaaaaaaaaaaaaaaagaggaaaagaggTCCTTATGGAACATCAAGCTAGCCtacacttaaattttatttaaaaaaataaaaataaaatgaaaagatgGAACCCTGTTCGGCAGATTATGATTTCTCCTCCAATCCAAGTGGGGATCTTGATTCTTTACTCATCTGTATATGGAGTGGCCGGCAATGATTAACACAAAATGCTTGATTCATGtctgataaaattattaaaatgtaaaataaaaccGCTTATCCCcataagaaaatcaaaagaatttaACAGGAATCGGTGTACACACGAGCAAGCCTTGTGCTTATTTTTTATGGGTGACATCTCCAAGGTTTTCTGCTGAATAAACCAACGTTTGGAAAGTTagaagaacaagaaagaaagaatgaaagaaaaaaacgcCCTGTCACCATGCACATTCTTATTTCTGCTTCCCAAGGACATCACAGAAACTTTCTCTCTATGCCTCTGTTACAAGATACGAACAAGCTAGGCTGTCTCCAAAGGGCCTTATTTTCCCTATTTTGCATAACCTACGCAGCAATTAAATTGATCTGCACCAAAGTAGTAAAAACAAGAAGCAAATCCAGTGATGGAAAAGTGACTAATGTAACTCCTGTTTCGTTGCTAGAGGTTAAGGTTACACTTCCAACTAAGTTAATCTTTGAAGATCAAGCCATAACCAAGAAGTATGATCCATCAGAACTAGCTCAACTTCCAAAAACTATGCTAGGTGAAGGCACTGTAGGCTCTTTGTTCAAGGTCATTCTTAACTGTGGATCCATTGTCACAATTCGAATGATCCGAGAAGGTTTCGTCAAGCCAAATGATCTTGAATCATGGATTAACTTCTTCGGAGGAATTCGTGACGGTTGGCTCTTGCCACTTCAATTTAGTTTCTGGTATGGTGGAGAAGCTTTTattgtttatgaatatttgTGTTTGGGAAGTCTAGAGGAGCTCTTACATGGTACGCATCACTTTCCTGGAATACTCCTTAAATAATTCACAATCAACTATTAAACGATACGACAACTGATTTATATTGACAATATGATATAGGAACCGAAGGAATTCAATTTACAGCTTTAAGTTGGGAAGTCAGGAAGCATATAGCACTATGTGCAGCAATGGCAATAGCCTACCTTCACAACCAAGTTACCAAAACTGGCAACAATGTTGTCTGTGGAGTAGTTAAGGCAAGCAATATCTTGATTCGGACCGATTGCTCTGCGTGCCTCTCCGGCTATGAAACACCTTACCTTGTTCCTCCAGCGACAATCATCAGAAGAAATCCTGGCAGAGTTGCACCAGAACTAAGATCAAGTAATCAAAATTATCCGAAAATGTTTACCTCAAAATCAGATGTTTACAGCTTTGGAATTCTGT comes from Ricinus communis isolate WT05 ecotype wild-type chromosome 5, ASM1957865v1, whole genome shotgun sequence and encodes:
- the LOC8275562 gene encoding probable inactive receptor kinase At1g48480, translated to MHILISASQGHHRNFLSMPLLQDTNKLGCLQRALFSLFCITYAAIKLICTKVVKTRSKSSDGKVTNVTPVSLLEVKVTLPTKLIFEDQAITKKYDPSELAQLPKTMLGEGTVGSLFKVILNCGSIVTIRMIREGFVKPNDLESWINFFGGIRDGWLLPLQFSFWYGGEAFIVYEYLCLGSLEELLHGTEGIQFTALSWEVRKHIALCAAMAIAYLHNQVTKTGNNVVCGVVKASNILIRTDCSACLSGYETPYLVPPATIIRRNPGRVAPELRSSNQNYPKMFTSKSDVYSFGILLLELITGKRPTVTNLAEYLIEKIKKKEGLRSICDSKMEEAKESMKEMIGIAQNCLSYDPKDRPSMDRVVQMLQQLKE